The Fusarium falciforme chromosome 8, complete sequence region CTTTGACCCTCAGCGGGTCTTGTGAGAAGAACGAAAGAGTGAGGGTATACTCTGGAAGCGGAAACTCGTGCTGGTCAATGACGATTGTGTATCGTTTCATCGAGCTTGCATCCAGGCGAGCCAGAGTCTGGGGCGAGTCCACGTATGGCCCCCGATATAGATCACCATCACTCACTTGCACTCTGTGACCATTGTTGTCGAAGATTAGGATGCTCATGAACCCGAGCTGTCCGGAGACGGCCGCCATAGTGTCGGTCCTGTTTCGAGCAATTTCCAACTCGGCATCCATAAAGTGACGGCTGACGAGAATCCAGACCTCGCCACCTTTGGGTGACTGTAGTGAATATTGGGGGTTGTGTACCAATGAGGAAGCCAACTTTGGAGATGGCATTTTCCAATTGAAGTGGTGATCCTGGCGTTGGGAGAAGCGCCCGGGATTCCAGTTCAGATACATGGACTCAAAATGTTGGACGACATCCTCAAGAGACATCCAGAATGAGCCGGCTGCGAGAAGAGAGTTTGCGGGCTCGGGGTCGGTCGGTTGTACGGCCGAATCGTCGGTAATGGAAGCGCGATAAGCACTTCCTCTCCAGACCGGGCCATTACACCAGGGATTCTTGACCAAGAGCCTTCGACTATCACCGGCGACGTCGAGATCCATGACGGCGTAGTCGTGTTCTCCAATCAAACCTAAAacgtcctcctcttcagatGAGATACGTCCCGTACCCAGAGTGACTACGACATCTTCAGAGTCGTGAGCAGCCTTGATTCTCTCCCACACTGAGTCAATATCAAGATCTTCCCTATGAAAACGTAAGTTGGGACTTCTTGGTGAGCTATTGGGAGGGGAGAAGAGATATAAGTAGTTGGAGATTAATGCTAACCTTTGAAGAAAGAGCTGTTCGGGAATCCATCCTGTGAGCACCCATAGATCGGTGCCCGAGTTACTCCCTGGGAAGTCATAGCCTCCTCTCACTTTGAGATAGGCCTTTTCTAAAAGTGCCGGCCAAATCAGTTGAGGGTTGCGTCGATCAACAACGTAAAGGGTTCGATCAGTGGTCGAAGCTGGGAGACGTTCATCAATCACGACACGACGGAAGCAACCGTTGAAGTGTAGCCGAAGAACGTATCTGCCAGAAGGAGAGAATTTGGGGACACCCTTGGCTTTGTCAAAGGGAAACAGGACGGATGACAGGACCTGGTGAAGCTGGTTAGCTGCAGTGAAAGACATGCAAGTTCAGCGACTTTACTGAGTTTCGACCAGTTAAGATGCGCATGGCAGCACATAGACTAGCAACGACAGAACAATCGGTGGTCATGTCTTGCACCAGATCGCAGCCATTTTCCGAGTTCATGAAGACCCAGCCATCTGTCCCGCCATCTTCATAAAGCTCTCGTGGGCGTTTCCACCCACCGAAAGTAGCAGCCTGCCTGGGTGATAGTGTGAAGGTGGATTCGTCACTGAATTCGGGTCAGCATCGTTCGGGTCTAGGGTGGTTGGAGACGCAGCCTTACGTGAAGGGCTCATCGCCCGAGGAGAGTGAAAAGTCTTTTTCAGTAGGCTCAGCCGACCAGGGAGGGAAGGAGTTGCCATGAAGCCGTGAGGTTCGCTGTAGGAGACTGGGCGGCTGTG contains the following coding sequences:
- a CDS encoding Calpain catalytic domain-containing protein, coding for MERRAQAAESLIATSSGQAALDYAIQAADLYMRAAGEAATKRDATRLRLKCQQLITQAERLKAAITGHQPTQPPSLLQRTSRLHGNSFPPWSAEPTEKDFSLSSGDEPFTDESTFTLSPRQAATFGGWKRPRELYEDGGTDGWVFMNSENGCDLVQDMTTDCSVVASLCAAMRILTGRNSVLSSVLFPFDKAKGVPKFSPSGRYVLRLHFNGCFRRVVIDERLPASTTDRTLYVVDRRNPQLIWPALLEKAYLKVRGGYDFPGSNSGTDLWVLTGWIPEQLFLQREDLDIDSVWERIKAAHDSEDVVVTLGTGRISSEEEDVLGLIGEHDYAVMDLDVAGDSRRLLVKNPWCNGPVWRGSAYRASITDDSAVQPTDPEPANSLLAAGSFWMSLEDVVQHFESMYLNWNPGRFSQRQDHHFNWKMPSPKLASSLVHNPQYSLQSPKGGEVWILVSRHFMDAELEIARNRTDTMAAVSGQLGFMSILIFDNNGHRVQVSDGDLYRGPYVDSPQTLARLDASSMKRYTIVIDQHEFPLPEYTLTLSFFSQDPLRVKEAGDAMTHTKEITGSWTRRTAGGNSACTTYGTNPQFKLSLAQASPLSILLSTDIQDVHVHIDLVWAKGKRVQTLKARDITGSSGEYRRGCAVANITHVDAGVYTLVCSTFDAGQLADFALRISSMTPVTLEPVPADAAGRLRKTLTPFQLSDGEEVRRAQLSVSWLTRMSVTARSVIQTNLDPGSRPSSTLMVRLSVVHGWAPERTTIAVSGEGEYQELKSVVRTPELDMEPARLQREGMWLVVETMGTSQIGECIELELHSDAPVNIGRWELV